A single region of the Oncorhynchus clarkii lewisi isolate Uvic-CL-2024 unplaced genomic scaffold, UVic_Ocla_1.0 unplaced_contig_11036_pilon_pilon, whole genome shotgun sequence genome encodes:
- the LOC139401429 gene encoding U4/U6 small nuclear ribonucleoprotein Prp3-like has translation MPPPEPKVRISNLMRVLGTEAVQDPTKVEAHVRAQMAKRQKAHEEANAARKLTTEQRKEKKVKKLKEDLSLGVHISVYRIRNLHNPAKKFKVEANANQLYLTGTVVLHRDVNMVVVEGGPKAQKKFKRLMLSRIKWEEHNSKRDDPDADDETKKNNRCSLVWEGTAKERNYGEMKFKQCPTENMAREHFKKHGTEHYWDLALSQSVLESTDD, from the exons ATGCCCCCCCCAGAACCTAAAG TGCGCATCTCTAATCTGATGAGAGTGCTGGGTACGGAGGCAGTACAGGATCCCACTAAGGTAGAGGCCCACGTCAGAGCACAGATGGCCAAGAGACAGAA GGCCCATGAGGAGGCCAATGCAGCCCGGAAGCTCACAACCGAGCAGAGAAAagagaagaaggtgaagaagcTGAAAGAGGACCTGAGTCTTGGAGTTCACATCTCAGTCTATAG GATCCGTAACCTCCACAACCCGGCTAAGAAGTTTAAGGTGGAAGCTAACGCCAACCAGCTGTACCTGACGGGCACCGTGGTGCTACACCGAGATGTCaacatggtggtggtggagggag GTCCCAAAGCCCAGAAGAAGTTCAAGAGGCTCATGTTGAGCAGAATCAAATGGGAAGAACACAACTCCAAGAGAGATG ATCCAGATGCAGACGACGAGACCAAGAAGAACAACAGATGCAGCCTGGTCTGGGAG ggCACGGCTAAGGAGCGTAACTACGGGGAGATGAAGTTTAAGCAGTGTCCTACAGAGAACATGGCTAGAGAACACTTTAAGAAGCACGGGACAGAACACTACTGGGACCTGGCTCTGAGCCAGAGTGTGCTGGAGAGCACTGATGACTGA